TTTGGTAGCTCCCAAACGAAAATGGGGACCACTTTGTCACCTAATTGATTATGGGATGAAAGCCTCTCTACCTAATGTCTTGTTAGTTATGGTTGTTTATTTATCACtatccagttttttttttcattttcaaacacATTTTAATTTCAAAGATGTGGTCCAAATGGAATAAGTTTGGTTCTACACTAGTACTAGATAGCTTTTATTTATCACTATCCAATCTTTGGCCTTTCAAAAAACTAGATAGCTTTAATGTCACTTTTATACTTAGCGTAGGTTTGGATTTAAGTTGAACTCAACGTTACAAAGTTCTGCTTCAATATTTGGGCTATGAAATTTTTGAAATCTCATTTGCAttgatgaaaatagaaaatcaaACACTTAAGATTCCAACATTAAAAGAGAAAACACATTTTAATTAATTGGAATGGGAGAGTGGGGTTGCATTCAAAACATTTATCATTGCTCATTTATTTTGGATGGGTAGACAGTGATGAGAGTGATTTGTTTCTCTTACCCACCACCAAGCTCAGTAGATCACCAATCACCATCCTTCCTCTCAAAGAAATGTGCCTCTTTCTCAATCACAAGTGAGATTTACATGATGATACAGATACAGAATCACAGAAGTGTAGGGTATAAATGACAATTTCAAAGATTAGATTATAGAACTCTTCAATGGATGGTGAGTGAGTAGCCAAGCCTGCTTTTATGACTTTTGGCCTCATTGAGCAAGTATGGGGTAAGGTTACCTACCATCTTTTATTCTTTCTTGGTCCTCCCTCAAACAGCAGTGTAATATTGTCACTTGTTATTTTTTGTTATATTAGAATCCAATTTGTATACTACTTCACTGTATATTAATCCTGCTTTCGTGCCttttttctctcataacatATTGCTGACACTAGAGGATCTAGATCAGAAAGGAAAAAAGCTTCAGTGAATGGGTTATCATAAGTATTTGTATCTGATTTGTCTTCAAAGTGATCATCATATTATGATGTTGTTATACACCATATTTGTCTGAGAATCTGTTTTCCAATAAAATGTTTCAAGCCTTAAATTCTCCCACATTTTGTATTTGGCAGGTTGCTAATCCAAGTGAAACAGTCACTACTAAAAAGGCAAGAAGAAAAAAGGTAAATAAATATAAACTCTTTATTGTGTGTGTATTTTCCTAGATCTTCTTATAGGTTGTTCGAATTATAATTCTAACGTTATAGGAACACCTGATTATGTGAATTGCGATCCGCTTTGCCAATGATATAGTGGGATGATAAaggagaaaatatatttttaggtTATGTAAGAATGCGATGAATATGAGTTAAGGTTAGGAATATTAGGATGATAGTGGATGCCTATAATAGGATAAATATTTCTACATACCCTGTTTAGGCAATTTGGGCAGAATCTATTATAAACACACAATCACCTTATACAAAATAACTATAATAGCTGTATAACCTGATCATTTGTATATTATTGGTTGGTTTAATCTCCCGACTTGTACCTAGAGGATCCTTACTATTTCTCTTATAtagcaaaagaaaaatgaggcTGCAggtaggagagagagagagagagagagagagagaaagagtgccAATAGTTGAGAGTGGAACTGAAGGAAGAATTCCAAGTTTTGTGACCTTAACCTAATTGGGCAATTGTTGGTAATTGAATAGACTAAAGAACCAGTAGTTTTTATGATTTCATTGAGTCTGTTGTAAGCAAAGTGCAATTGATTGGCATTGAATCTGAGTTTGGTTGAGCCAACAACTAAAGATAAGATGATCAATATATAGGTTGTGACTTTTGTACTTTTGCTTCCAAGGCAATTTGGTCTGCATTTACCGTCACTTCTACATTAAAGTCAGGGGACTAACTATAGCCTCGTGTTTTTCATGCGTTCTTGTTATCACATATGGATAAAATATCAAtagttttttactttttctccttctctcaACAACTATGTATTTTTTCTCTCCTACTTTTAATTAACTTCTTAACATATCTTAAACTTATGTCTATCGTGTTTGCAGACTTTAGCTGAATTAAaagaggaggagagtttgttgttgaaagaaagGAGAAATTTGAAAAATGTATGATTTCCACCATTTTCATGGATTTTATTTTCCGTCTGCATGTGTGCATCCTTATGCTTGGAGATATATATTTCCTGCATGGTTTATTCAACAATATTGTTTGAATTTCTGAACAGGAACTGGCATCTTTGCGTATTACTGTTGACCAACAGATAGCCACAAATGAAAGcttaaagaaaatgaaggtgtACTTCTTGTTCTCTTCACCTCTTTATAAGaccttttctttcttcattgtttGACATTTCTTTCGCTCACTGTTGCATTCTATATTCGAAATCTCTAACCTAAACTATTCAATGATGAATTAGTATATCTAATCTATTGAGACAAGATATAGTGCACTAGAATCTAATGTGCCTTAACCTTAGATgaaaaacttgaacaagatatggTTCATTAGGATCTAATATGCCTTTACCTTATGTAACAGCTTGATTTGGACTTGCGACAGAACTCAAATACAACTACAACCTCCGAAGTGTCTGGGAAAGTTATCTATGGCCGCCCATCTCAGTTTATGGAGGCAGAGTGTCGTCCATCTAATTCAGTCTACCCAAAAATTGTCACACATGAGGTTCTTGATCACGATTCACTTGTTTACGCAGCAAATGCTTCTTCAAAAGCACAAGAGATTGGTAATCAAGAATCTACATTCATACTCCCGGATCTAAACTTGCCTGTGGAGGAGGATTTCAGCATCAATGCCATGCATTGAATTAGCTAATAAATGATTAGATCAATAGTGATATTCTGCATACTGATAAGTTATTAAGTTAGACCAAGGTAATCTTACAATATTTCTAAGAGAGGACCACTAATAATACTTACTTTAACCCtctctttgaaatatttttattagttgAAATCCATATGGGTTCCACTAAATTGGGAATGAGGCTCTTGTAATTTAATGAATCCCATATGAAATTCAGCTAATAAAGGAGAAAAAtgttgaaaatgaagtgttaaAGTAAGGGTTGGTGGCATTTCTCATGCCTAATAAGGTATAGCACCTCAATCCTAACAACTTAGGCTCTGCTAATGTAATTGTAGATGCTAAGCCATTCACTTTCCCACTTAGTCAAAACtaatgtggattttttttttttttaattcttgatGACACTGAGGGTAGTGTAGAAATCTTAACATGTCAAGCTTAGTTCCATTTATCTCTATTCACAGATTTCTACATTGTCCAAATTTCTTTCGGCAACCCCAATCCTCTTCTTTATCATAGAAATATTTACCGATTAATGTAATATTATGTGTTCTACAGATAATCCAAAAACTTTGGTTATTGTAGCGAGGTTTTCTACATCTTTCATGATTTGTTTAATTGTTGATTCTCTTGAAATTTAAAAGCTTGTTATGTGCGTTGAAGGATTTATAGCTAGTGTACCCGAGCACGAGTCCTTCCATTTTTATATGATTCATATTCCCATCTAATTATGTTAGTTAGTTTTCTGTTATAATAGCTATATATCTATTATTAGTTAATTATTATGGCTGTTATACATTTGGTTAGTTGTACACTAAGTACAAATACTCAGTAAGAAAATCAATGCAACAACTCTATTCCATTTTCATCAAATGATCATATTCAATAtggtatcagaatcagactatCAGTGATCTCTTAGCAATCACTGcaaatttttcaaaactgattTGCTTCTTCTTAAAGCTTCTCTTCTTGGTCATAGCTTTGAAGAATTTCTCCAATCCGTTTTTGTTCCATCACTCTAATGCCTTGGTCTGGTGATAGTTTCGGAACCTCTTACTGGATCTGCTAATTAGAATGAATGGAGCATGGTCATGCTTGTTGTGCTCTCAGTAAAAACACAGATAGTAGGTGGTTTGATATGGGCGAACGTAGTTGTTATGTAATTGGGCTAACTAATATTCTGTACTTAATGGGCCGGGTCACCCATGATCCTTCCGGATtaaaaacccaagctataaataaaggcaccacccaagcggtggggggaCCCTATCATTTTTACACATTTTTACTTATCTTGTTTACTTTGTGTTCGCTCTCTATTTCGATTAGCCCGCTCAGTGgatccataccggaacattggcgcccaccgtggggccgaaggatactttcctaggcttcaattttcaccgcaatggtgactcgatccgaggcgaacggagagaggaatcatgttcaacaaaatgatgttcctcccgatgttcttcagcggatcatggacgatctcaatgaacttcgtcaacataatcaacagttacAGAATCAACTTACTGATATCAATCAGATtcagggtttacgagagggcgatcgaagaatggctgagacggtggtggactttcaaccttttacagaggaaatagcgaacACTGCCGTCCCAGACAATTTAAAGACATTGAAACTTGACTCTTACTATGGCGATTCAGATCCGaaggaccatttagtgtatttcaacacgaaaatggtcattgtaggcgcatcagacgcgttgaagtgcaaaatgttgccatcaacttttaagaaatcggcgatgatttggtttacaactctaccgtcaaggtcaattgtcaatttcactgaattatctacaaagttcttgtctcagttttctaccagtcgtgcacaaaaagtaactccggcgacattatttaatgttcgtcaaggaccaaatgagactttgcagtcttacatggggcgtttcaatcaattatctgttcatttggaggataaaatgccagaaatttgcattgcagcttttgaattgggcttgaagccgggtggtttgaacagtaatttgagtagaaaacctgtggagacaatggtgcatttgcgcgaaagggtacaaggatacatcagggaggagcagagtgatcggatcaagaacaaccgcccgaatgcagcggttccagggcagaaacagcagtttgagacgaagaagggagcggttgcagatcaatattcgaagggatggaccgaaCGTGGCAACGCAGGGTATAACAATCGTAACCGTTATGACGGACGATTTGAGAATCGTTCTAATTTaaaaaatcgtgctcaaccgtatggagtgcgtgggccaggacattcgatgacgtggactcggaaccaAAATGATCGTGCAGTTCCattggcggttaatttgactgaagctttgcacacgtgtctggaggcgaatgttattcgttttccgcgacagccaaagccgtcaacgggttatgtagataagaagaagtggtgtgagtatcacAGGATTTCAGGACACAATACTGATgactgttttactttgaagaaggagattgataaattgataaaggctgggtatatgaagcagcttgaagggcgaagcaattcagatgaagcaggaacttcaacaagacgaaccgaagatggaaaagagattgaggaagatGGTCAAGATAGGCAGTCagatggaaaagcaaaggggcgaattcattctatttttggtggatttcgtggcggaggaatgactaactcagctcgtaagaggtacgttcattctattaatgctgtttactctaacgattggggaagttgggcaaccaatcaacccgatataacgtttactgtgcgagattttgagggagtacaacctcacgaagacgatccaattgttgtaatgctgaggattgcggattatgaaattgagagggtacttttggatcaaggaagctcagcggatttgatttatggtgacgcttttgaaaagttggggctCAGTGAATCTGATTTATTGCCTTATGATCgttctttagtgggtttttctggagaaaaagtctttgttcgaggatatgtggaattgaagactgtttttggagaagggaagagtgcggaggcatttgctattaagtttttggtagtaaagtgtacttcaccgtacaatgtacttattgggaggccatcactaaacagactgggggcgatcatttctacaagacatttaacggcgaagtatccattgagcaaaggaggagttggaattttaaaggctgatcaaatggttgctcgaaagtgttattcagaaagcttcaagcagtatgggcacatgggtaagaaggcagtgaaagaggggcatcgggtctatgaggtggatttaGAACAGTCAGAAATTATTTTGGATCCTCGAGAGGGATTTAGTGAGcacaagatgaaatcagaagaggaaactaaggcgatccagattggggagcgaaacttgaaagttggtgtcaatttaactacaagtcaggAAAACAGGTTATTAAAGTTAttatctgagaatatggatttgttcGCATGGAGTGCAAGGGAtttaccaggaatcgatccggaatttatatgtcacaaattagctttaaatcccggggcgaaacctattgttcagtttaaaagaaagatgggcgaagaaaaggcagaggctgtgaaggtggaaacaaataagttactggAAGCTGGATTTATTAGGGAGGTAAAGTATCCAacttggttggcgaatgttgttatggtgaagaaggctaatggaaagtggcgaatgtgcacggattatacagatttgaacaaacactgtcctaaggattcttatcctttaccaaatattgataagcttgttgATAGGGCATCAGGgttcggaatgcttagcctcatggatgcatattcagggtaTCACCAGATAAGAATGTACCAGCCCGATGAGGAGAAGACAACTtttatgacaaatcaggcgaactattgttatcagactatgccgtttgggttgaagaatgcgggagcaacatatcaaaggttgatggataaggtgtttgacaagcaggtggggcggaacatggagatttatgtagacgacatggtggtcaagtctGAGAAAATGATGGCACATTGTTCTGATCTCGAAGAAGCTTTTGGCGAattaagaaagcataacatgagacttaatccagaaaagtgttcgtttggaattcaaagtggaaagtttttgggtttcatgatcactaggagaggaattgaggcgaatcctgataagtgcaaggcgatacttgatatgcagagtccagcttcagttaaagatgtgcagaaattaacaggaagaatagcggctttgtccaggtttcttccgtgttctggggaaaaatcagcaccattttttcaatgcttaaggaagaacaaaacttttcattggactgaagaatgtgagaaggcgttccaaagtttgaaggatcatttatccaggccaccaattttagccaaaccagttcCAGCTTTAATCATctccgccaggaaattaagaccttattttcaaggctttccaattgtggtaaaaacagaTTTTCCACTTCgtcaagttttgcaaaagcctgatctggctggaagaatggtttcctgggctgttgaGTTGTCGGAATTTGAAATCACGTTTGATAAGAAAGGTCTGGTTAAAGCACAtgtattggtggattttgtcaatgaaatgtcttcctgtgagaaaaatatggaagttggtgaatggagtttgtctgtagatggttCGTCTAACGTCAAGGGCAGTGGAGCTGGAATCATTTTAGAAGGGTCAggtggcgtgacagttgagcagtcactcaagtttgactttaaagcaagcaataatcaggcagagtatgaagctataattgcagggctgaagttggcgatcgagatgggAGTCAAGAGCATAATAattaaaacagattctcagatagtttccagacaaattcagggtgaatatcaggcgagggacgcacagctggctaagtatttattgaaagctcaaggattgataaagcagataggcatagtgcaggtcaattatgttccgcgcgaggagaatacaagggcagatattctatcaaagttagcaagcaccaagaagccgggaaacaataaatcagtcatccaggaagttttaagcagcccaagtatcgaagaagatgagacaatgatggtgttaacttTAGCGGATTCAGATTGGATAGGGCGTATCAAAaagtgtttggaggcagaaggTTCTGATGTGCTGACATTttctaaggatcaaattcgcgaggcAAGTCGTTACACATTGTTAGGCGgtcaattgtacagaagagggattggaatacctttattgagatgtgtttccaaggatgaggcggaaagaatcatgtttgaggttcacgaaggtgtgtgCGCAAGTCATGttgggggaagatctttggcggcgaaagtgctcagagcagggttctattggccaactttacgaggggattgtatggagtatgtgaagaagtgtggtaagtgtcaaatttatgcagatttacataaggcgccacctgagactcttagctcaataagttcatcgtggccatttgcaatgtggggagtagatattctgggaccgttcactccGGCA
This portion of the Lotus japonicus ecotype B-129 chromosome 3, LjGifu_v1.2 genome encodes:
- the LOC130748328 gene encoding uncharacterized protein LOC130748328 isoform X1, whose amino-acid sequence is MCDHDDWVNLAMADDSTVAGLLLNLHHRPHPHLHWTVRQRRSTHKTSPATTRASPTTPLSWSGAATSVSCGANNVDSHEEESSHLTKHAGASRSDKVANPSETVTTKKARRKKTLAELKEEESLLLKERRNLKNELASLRITVDQQIATNESLKKMKLDLDLRQNSNTTTTSEVSGKVIYGRPSQFMEAECRPSNSVYPKIVTHEVLDHDSLVYAANASSKAQEIGNQESTFILPDLNLPVEEDFSINAMH
- the LOC130748328 gene encoding uncharacterized protein LOC130748328 isoform X2, translating into MCDHDDWVNLAMADDSTVAGLLLNLHHRPHPHLHWTVRQRRSTHKTSPATTRASPTTPLSWSGAATSVSCGANNVDSHEEESSHLTKHAGASRSDKVANPSETVTTKKARRKKELASLRITVDQQIATNESLKKMKLDLDLRQNSNTTTTSEVSGKVIYGRPSQFMEAECRPSNSVYPKIVTHEVLDHDSLVYAANASSKAQEIGNQESTFILPDLNLPVEEDFSINAMH